Proteins encoded together in one Quercus lobata isolate SW786 chromosome 3, ValleyOak3.0 Primary Assembly, whole genome shotgun sequence window:
- the LOC115981681 gene encoding 60S ribosomal protein L7-1-like, whose translation MAEEEAPLAYIPEVILKKRKSNEDWALKRKAQYEDRQSALKKRAKQEFIRMPEDFIKQYRTRELDLIKLKQRTKRNRPNLTVTDTKLLFVLRINGKKEMHPRTRKLLYNMRLRKVFNGVFVIANKFIVEKLEKVEPYVTYGYPNLKNVRELIYKKGLLKIDKQRVPLTDNNIIEQALGKYDIICIEDIVHEIATVGPHFKEVTSSLWPFSLNKPEGGLQGTKIVYKRGGDAGNREDHINELISKMN comes from the exons aTGGCGGAAGAGGAGGCACCGTTGGCGTACATACCTGAGGTTATACTGAAGAAAAGGAAGAGCAATGAAGACTGGGCTTTGAAGAGGAAAGCTCAGTATGAGGACAGACAGTCTGCTCTCAAGAAGAGAGCCAAACAAGAATTCATCAGAATGCCTGAAGATTTCATCAAACAATACCGCACCAGG gaaCTAGACCTCATAAAATTGAAACAGAGGACAAAGAGGAATAGACCAAATTTGACAGTGACCGATACCAAATTGCTTTTTGTCCTTCGCATAAATGG AAAGAAGGAAATGCATCCAAGAACTAGGAAGCTCTTATACAACATGAGATTGAGGAAAGTCTTCAACGGTGTCTTTGTTATAgcaaataaatttatagttGAAAAGCTGGAAAAAGTGGAGCCTTATGTTACCTACGG ATATCCTAATCTGAAGAATGTGAGGGAGCTGATTTACAAGAAGGGTCTTTTAAAAATAGACAAGCAGCGAGTCCCTCTGACTGACAATAACATTATTGAGCAG GCATTGGGAAAGTACGACATTATATGCATTGAAGATATTGTGCATGAGATTGCTACTGTTGGTCCACATTTTAAGGAGGTTACAAGTTCCTTATGGCCCTTTTCACTTAACAAGCCAGAAGGAGGATTGcaaggaacaaaaatagtataCAAGCGAGGGGGAGATGCTGGTAATCGTGAGGATCACATCAATGAACTGATCAGTAAGATGAATTAG